In Candidatus Neomarinimicrobiota bacterium, a single genomic region encodes these proteins:
- the sucD gene encoding succinate--CoA ligase subunit alpha: MILVNNDTKLVVQGITGSEGSFHTEQMLEYGTKVVAGVTPGKGGQTTDTGVPIFNTVQEAKDKAQANTSVIFVPPPFAADAIMEAVDAELDLVICITEGIPTADMVKVHAYMAGKKTRMVGPNCPGVISPGAGKIGIMPGFIHQQGSVGVISRSGTLTYEAVHQLSSRGIGQSTCIGIGGDPIIGSNFIDLLNLFNEDEGTDAVVMIGEIGGTAEEEAAEWAQKHFTKPIVAFIAGTTAPPGRRMGHAGAIISGGKGTAADKIAALKAAGIAVSESPAGIGELMEQILKK; encoded by the coding sequence ATGATTTTAGTAAATAATGATACAAAGCTGGTTGTTCAGGGTATTACCGGGAGCGAAGGCTCTTTTCATACTGAACAAATGCTTGAATACGGAACCAAGGTGGTCGCAGGGGTGACTCCAGGAAAAGGTGGACAAACTACAGATACTGGTGTCCCGATTTTCAACACGGTTCAAGAAGCGAAGGACAAGGCTCAAGCCAATACCTCAGTCATTTTCGTCCCACCTCCCTTTGCGGCAGATGCCATCATGGAAGCTGTGGATGCTGAGCTGGATCTGGTAATCTGTATTACAGAAGGAATCCCCACAGCTGATATGGTTAAAGTTCATGCCTATATGGCTGGTAAAAAAACCCGTATGGTTGGTCCAAACTGCCCTGGTGTGATTTCACCTGGAGCTGGAAAAATTGGCATCATGCCAGGATTTATTCATCAGCAAGGTTCTGTTGGTGTGATTTCTAGAAGTGGTACCCTCACCTACGAAGCAGTGCATCAATTAAGCTCCAGGGGTATCGGGCAGTCTACCTGTATTGGAATTGGGGGTGATCCCATCATCGGTTCCAACTTTATTGATTTACTTAACCTTTTCAATGAAGACGAGGGTACGGATGCTGTGGTCATGATTGGTGAGATTGGTGGGACTGCTGAAGAGGAAGCCGCTGAATGGGCACAAAAGCATTTCACCAAACCTATCGTAGCATTTATAGCAGGAACTACTGCCCCTCCAGGTCGGCGTATGGGTCATGCAGGTGCTATTATTTCAGGTGGTAAGGGAACTGCAGCGGATAAGATTGCAGCTCTGAAGGCTGCTGGTATTGCAGTATCTGAAAGTCCTGCAGGAATTGGTGAACTCATGGAACAAATATTAAAGAAGTAA
- a CDS encoding ABC transporter ATP-binding protein, translating to MIEIDMSPPQPNDHIAVDQGSPALACYGLSKKFKTIQALDDVSLTVPRGSIFGFLGPNGAGKSTLIRVVAGLISADKGHFDVLGKSSLEGHRVREGMSALVDRADFYKNLSAYQNMKMLGRITGHDSDEHINSLLELLGLYGRRKDKVKTFSQGMKQRLGLAQALLPNPRLLVLDEPTTGLDPQGMHEIRDFILKIAAEQNVTIFLSSHLLHEVELICSDIALIFNGKLAAQGSMQNIFREIDNVTIELEVEDSDTTLAFLEMNDLVTQVTPMANAISIEIHYNKIPELIRLMSAAKINIFSVSQRNRLENYFLSLMEGK from the coding sequence ATGATTGAAATTGACATGAGCCCACCCCAACCAAACGACCACATTGCAGTTGATCAGGGCTCCCCTGCTCTGGCGTGTTATGGGTTATCTAAAAAATTTAAAACCATCCAGGCATTGGATGATGTGAGTCTCACGGTTCCCCGTGGATCCATTTTCGGGTTTCTTGGACCAAATGGAGCTGGAAAATCTACTTTAATCAGAGTGGTCGCCGGTCTTATCTCCGCTGATAAGGGACATTTTGATGTGCTGGGGAAATCAAGTCTTGAAGGCCATAGAGTCCGTGAAGGGATGAGTGCTCTGGTGGACAGGGCGGATTTCTATAAAAACCTCAGCGCCTATCAGAATATGAAAATGCTGGGAAGAATCACCGGTCATGATAGTGATGAACACATCAACAGTTTGCTAGAGTTACTGGGATTGTATGGACGTCGCAAGGATAAGGTTAAAACTTTTTCCCAGGGTATGAAACAACGTCTGGGGTTAGCCCAGGCTTTACTCCCCAATCCAAGGCTCCTGGTTCTGGATGAGCCCACCACAGGTCTTGACCCCCAGGGTATGCATGAGATACGAGATTTTATTCTGAAAATAGCAGCTGAACAGAATGTGACCATTTTTTTGTCCTCTCATCTGCTACACGAGGTTGAACTGATATGTTCAGATATTGCCCTCATTTTCAATGGCAAGCTAGCAGCCCAGGGCTCCATGCAGAACATATTTCGTGAAATTGATAATGTGACTATTGAGTTAGAGGTTGAGGATTCGGATACAACTCTGGCATTTCTGGAGATGAACGATCTGGTTACTCAGGTGACTCCAATGGCGAATGCCATCAGCATTGAGATTCACTATAATAAAATTCCGGAGCTCATTCGACTTATGTCCGCTGCGAAAATTAACATTTTCTCTGTTTCTCAGCGGAATCGGCTGGAGAATTATTTTCTCTCACTCATGGAGGGAAAATGA
- a CDS encoding methyltransferase domain-containing protein: MSGWYDLLAGLSEKKYKEMGLHILDIQAGEKVLEVGFGTGQCLKKMVRAVGETGCVFGVDLSQGMLEVAQSRLQKAGMGDSVELCLGDATVLSYADNSFDAAYSSFTLELFDTPEIPVVLADCQRVLKPGGRLCIVSMSKKSRGGFMVKLYEWTQNNFNRYVDCRPIYVEQSIRDSGFIISSVTEMSMFGLPVDIVLAKKASLR; encoded by the coding sequence ATGAGTGGTTGGTATGACTTGCTCGCAGGTCTCTCCGAAAAAAAGTATAAAGAGATGGGTTTACATATCCTGGATATTCAAGCAGGCGAGAAGGTCCTGGAAGTAGGTTTCGGAACTGGACAATGCTTGAAGAAAATGGTCAGAGCTGTTGGAGAAACGGGGTGCGTTTTTGGGGTTGATCTCTCTCAGGGGATGCTGGAAGTTGCCCAGTCAAGACTCCAAAAAGCGGGGATGGGTGATTCTGTTGAGTTATGTCTCGGAGATGCAACTGTACTATCATATGCAGACAATTCCTTTGATGCAGCCTACTCAAGTTTCACCCTAGAGTTGTTTGATACTCCAGAAATTCCTGTGGTTCTGGCAGACTGTCAGCGGGTACTAAAGCCTGGCGGTCGACTGTGTATTGTATCCATGTCAAAAAAGTCGCGGGGTGGTTTCATGGTGAAACTTTATGAATGGACTCAGAATAATTTCAATAGGTATGTAGATTGTCGGCCTATTTATGTTGAACAATCCATAAGGGATAGTGGTTTTATTATATCAAGTGTGACAGAGATGTCCATGTTCGGGTTGCCAGTTGATATTGTCCTGGCAAAGAAAGCCTCGTTGAGATAA
- a CDS encoding ABC transporter permease subunit: MILFKLTRNELYKIFSLVRSYIGIILFTAIVPLILWGYGMGTSHIEGQIESSVSDMFFIEGSPTNGYTAAYFIMNFFWIHIPFLLALVGGDIFAGEHANGTFRVYATRPISRLSIFTSKVLATIIYTFIFVFYFGILTLGLGLIWHGGGDMLVFHNGVLILESSDALVRFFIAYSFSFINMVLVSSIAIFFSTMVRNAVGPVIGTMALFIFILMVSSLPLEVFKSIQPYLFTTYFSNWEQSFFDPIPWADLFRGLGLVFSNIVMFLGIALIIFRRKDILS; the protein is encoded by the coding sequence ATGATACTCTTTAAGCTCACTCGTAACGAACTGTACAAGATTTTCTCACTGGTACGCTCCTATATAGGTATCATCCTTTTTACCGCTATCGTCCCCCTCATCCTGTGGGGCTACGGCATGGGCACTTCCCATATTGAGGGTCAAATTGAGAGTTCAGTCTCAGACATGTTCTTTATTGAAGGCTCCCCCACCAACGGTTATACAGCAGCATATTTTATAATGAATTTCTTCTGGATACACATTCCATTTCTGCTGGCCCTTGTGGGAGGTGATATCTTTGCCGGGGAACACGCCAATGGAACATTTAGAGTGTATGCGACGAGACCAATTTCGCGGCTGAGCATATTCACATCTAAAGTTCTGGCAACCATTATTTATACCTTCATTTTCGTGTTTTATTTCGGGATACTAACGTTGGGGTTGGGACTGATCTGGCATGGTGGTGGTGATATGCTGGTGTTTCATAATGGCGTTCTCATTCTGGAGTCCAGTGATGCGCTGGTAAGATTTTTTATCGCGTACTCATTCTCCTTTATTAATATGGTCCTGGTAAGTTCCATTGCTATTTTCTTTTCAACCATGGTGAGAAATGCCGTAGGTCCAGTGATTGGAACCATGGCCTTGTTCATTTTTATTCTAATGGTATCAAGCCTCCCCCTGGAGGTATTCAAGAGTATTCAACCCTATCTTTTTACCACTTATTTTTCGAATTGGGAGCAATCATTTTTTGATCCTATTCCATGGGCTGATCTATTCAGGGGTCTTGGACTTGTATTCTCCAATATCGTAATGTTTCTTGGTATTGCCCTTATCATATTCCGTAGAAAGGATATCCTTTCATGA
- a CDS encoding 50S ribosomal protein L28 codes for MAKRCDICGKGPETGNNVSHSHKKSRRRWLPNLQRVRVSVDGQNTHKKVCTSCIKSGKVVKAA; via the coding sequence ATGGCAAAACGATGTGATATATGCGGAAAAGGTCCAGAAACGGGCAACAATGTGAGTCACTCACACAAGAAATCTCGTCGCAGATGGTTACCTAACCTGCAACGTGTTCGTGTTTCAGTCGATGGACAAAACACACATAAAAAAGTTTGCACGAGCTGTATCAAGTCAGGAAAAGTTGTTAAAGCTGCCTGA
- the ndk gene encoding nucleoside-diphosphate kinase has product MIKPDAVASGKLGKVIDATLQAGFSIKGGRLTLITRAQAEEFYAVHRERPFYGELVDFMSSGPTFVMALEKDNAVQAWRDTIGATDPAEAAEGTIRKMYAENKGRNAVHGSDSDENAEKEIAFFFSGAEIIASNL; this is encoded by the coding sequence ATGATCAAACCTGATGCCGTGGCATCTGGCAAACTAGGCAAAGTTATCGATGCCACACTGCAGGCTGGTTTTTCAATCAAGGGAGGTCGGCTGACACTGATTACGCGTGCACAGGCTGAAGAATTCTACGCAGTTCACCGGGAGCGTCCCTTCTATGGTGAGCTGGTTGACTTCATGTCCTCTGGGCCCACATTTGTAATGGCTCTGGAAAAAGACAACGCTGTTCAGGCCTGGAGAGATACTATTGGGGCTACAGATCCAGCTGAGGCTGCAGAGGGTACAATTCGTAAAATGTACGCAGAGAACAAGGGCAGAAATGCGGTTCATGGATCTGACTCAGATGAAAATGCTGAGAAAGAGATTGCATTTTTCTTTAGTGGGGCTGAAATTATCGCCTCAAATCTCTAA
- the rnd gene encoding ribonuclease D — protein sequence MINKTQDLVKFIHDLGTPPYVSLDTEFLSEKTYYPQLCLIQIAHGPHAAVIDALADIDLEPLIQYLKNPKIVKVFHAAEQDLVILWNDFKLSLTPIFDTQIAAMVCGFGDQVSYAQLVKTFAKARIDKSSQIVDWSKRPLRDRHIEYAQADVTHLCSVYERLQHEIEKQGRGSWVAEEMLELSDKKRFDFNPETQARKLKLRNMTPHRMAILHELVTWREERAKSQNIPRGWVIKDLALRDLVSNPPDNLKDLGRARGIGGNAQGRTGEAILGSIQKARGLPISECPPVQDTSSDEEINGDAIVLLRALLTQVCEKNNVAPKLVASKSDLEQLTLGVETRLSRGWRKDLFGELAEQLLLGQISLTLRQGKIGILKRQ from the coding sequence TTGATTAATAAAACCCAGGATTTAGTCAAATTTATACACGATTTGGGGACGCCTCCCTATGTGTCGCTGGATACAGAGTTTCTTTCTGAAAAAACCTATTACCCTCAACTTTGCCTGATTCAAATCGCACATGGCCCCCACGCTGCTGTTATTGATGCCCTGGCTGACATTGATCTTGAACCCCTTATCCAATACCTCAAAAACCCCAAAATAGTGAAAGTCTTCCACGCAGCGGAGCAGGACCTGGTCATTTTATGGAATGACTTTAAACTCTCATTGACCCCAATATTTGACACCCAGATTGCTGCCATGGTTTGTGGATTTGGAGACCAGGTCTCTTATGCTCAGCTGGTGAAGACCTTTGCAAAAGCCAGAATAGATAAAAGTTCACAGATTGTTGACTGGTCAAAAAGACCCCTTCGTGATCGTCATATTGAATATGCTCAGGCTGATGTTACTCATCTTTGTTCTGTATATGAGCGCTTGCAGCACGAAATTGAAAAACAGGGTCGAGGGAGTTGGGTGGCTGAGGAAATGTTGGAATTGTCAGATAAAAAGCGCTTCGATTTCAACCCCGAAACTCAGGCCAGGAAATTAAAATTACGGAATATGACGCCACATCGAATGGCAATACTCCATGAATTGGTAACCTGGCGCGAAGAGCGAGCGAAATCTCAAAATATCCCACGGGGATGGGTCATAAAAGATCTCGCCTTACGAGACCTGGTCTCCAACCCCCCCGATAATCTAAAGGATTTGGGTCGCGCAAGGGGGATTGGCGGCAATGCCCAGGGAAGAACCGGAGAAGCAATTCTTGGAAGTATCCAGAAAGCCAGGGGACTACCCATCTCAGAATGTCCGCCCGTTCAGGATACTTCATCTGATGAAGAAATAAATGGCGATGCCATCGTGCTATTACGTGCCCTTCTCACCCAGGTATGTGAGAAAAATAATGTGGCCCCAAAACTTGTGGCTTCGAAATCCGATCTAGAGCAATTGACCCTGGGTGTGGAAACTAGATTATCCAGGGGCTGGCGTAAAGATCTGTTCGGAGAACTGGCTGAACAACTTCTCCTGGGACAAATATCCCTGACCTTGAGACAAGGAAAAATTGGGATATTAAAAAGGCAATGA
- a CDS encoding acyltransferase family protein, with protein MNNNEEPKTNLTTRLHWMDNLRTFTIFLVVLYHVGGVYEAAGLWGWFWIVDDPTTITWVGIIGIMFDVMVMPIMFFIAGYLVPGSLRNKTPMAFLKGKTKRLLLPWLIAVFTLIPLYKVIFLYSRGLPQEVWTNYLHFNNPNSQNWLWFLPVLFLFNLLYLPISKSKFKFPVLSIKAWIGITLIVGFIYSYGVGAWLGMRSWTLTPLLDFENERLLIYFMSFLLGANSFSQGSFTNNPPRKMLYNITNGVAWIPVTLHIFARLYPFFYPEGFSVTPLYRTIWWLSFDLSLLALLFLMFGTFWRYFNKPGKLWNHLNLNSYGVYVIHVIMIGIFGTLLMNTGLPALVKYPSLILLTYFFSNLAVAGYQQVRRLLFGK; from the coding sequence ATGAATAATAATGAAGAACCAAAAACAAATCTAACCACTCGACTCCATTGGATGGACAATTTGAGAACTTTCACCATTTTTTTGGTAGTTCTTTATCACGTAGGTGGTGTGTATGAGGCAGCTGGACTGTGGGGTTGGTTCTGGATTGTGGACGATCCAACTACAATCACCTGGGTGGGTATTATTGGAATCATGTTTGATGTTATGGTCATGCCAATAATGTTCTTTATTGCGGGCTATCTGGTTCCAGGGTCTCTAAGGAACAAGACCCCAATGGCATTCCTGAAAGGAAAGACCAAAAGATTACTCCTTCCCTGGTTGATTGCAGTCTTCACCCTAATTCCACTATATAAGGTCATCTTCCTCTATTCACGCGGTTTGCCCCAGGAGGTCTGGACCAACTACCTTCACTTCAACAACCCCAATAGCCAGAACTGGTTATGGTTCCTGCCAGTTCTCTTTTTGTTTAATCTGCTTTATCTTCCAATCTCAAAATCCAAATTCAAGTTTCCCGTATTATCAATCAAAGCATGGATCGGGATCACCCTCATTGTTGGATTTATCTATAGCTATGGTGTGGGGGCGTGGTTGGGAATGCGGAGTTGGACACTCACGCCTCTCCTGGATTTTGAAAACGAGAGGCTCCTAATTTATTTCATGTCCTTTTTACTGGGAGCCAACAGTTTCAGCCAAGGTTCGTTCACCAACAATCCCCCCAGGAAAATGCTGTATAATATCACAAATGGCGTTGCCTGGATACCGGTTACCCTTCACATTTTTGCCCGCTTGTATCCCTTCTTTTACCCCGAAGGGTTTAGTGTTACACCGCTATATCGAACTATCTGGTGGCTCAGTTTTGATTTATCACTCCTTGCTCTCCTCTTTTTAATGTTTGGCACCTTCTGGAGGTATTTTAATAAACCGGGAAAACTCTGGAATCATTTAAACTTAAATTCATATGGCGTGTACGTCATTCACGTCATCATGATCGGCATTTTTGGTACTTTGCTGATGAATACTGGTCTACCAGCTCTGGTCAAATATCCTTCACTTATCCTGTTAACCTATTTTTTCAGCAATCTGGCTGTTGCAGGATATCAACAGGTTCGCAGATTGTTATTTGGGAAATAG
- a CDS encoding SPOR domain-containing protein, giving the protein MTNNVLLKRAILILIGLSIIVNCDMYNSRFGREEVNLGEYITLRVEEPVEGQEVNWIFSQLPDSSKLLGFLPADTLELVSFKPDFAGKYDVILEVTVDGETEQTHFYYDALMGEDNTLVDGEIPDHLFEASKTGDTTVADTPSVSLTDDGVQRRYLSKMKTPGDVVKPTKSVVKRKKAKKAKPAIISRGNLIPLAARTWTIQVSSWPSLEDAQSASRDLQEKYGIESYIQRAFFKDKDEIYYRLRVGNFQGSKEAEAYAKEIQDMTSLPVWVDFVRQEM; this is encoded by the coding sequence ATGACTAATAATGTTTTACTTAAGCGCGCTATATTGATTCTGATAGGTCTGAGCATTATTGTCAACTGCGACATGTATAATAGCCGATTTGGTCGAGAAGAGGTCAATCTGGGTGAATATATCACCCTTAGAGTTGAAGAACCTGTCGAAGGACAGGAAGTAAATTGGATCTTTTCTCAATTACCAGATAGCAGCAAGTTGCTGGGTTTTCTGCCTGCTGATACGCTTGAATTGGTCTCATTTAAACCTGATTTCGCTGGTAAATATGATGTGATTCTTGAAGTCACCGTGGATGGTGAAACAGAACAAACCCATTTCTACTACGATGCACTAATGGGTGAAGACAATACACTCGTGGACGGTGAAATCCCTGATCATCTCTTTGAAGCTTCTAAAACCGGGGACACAACTGTGGCTGATACACCCTCAGTAAGTCTTACGGATGATGGTGTCCAGAGACGTTATCTATCTAAAATGAAAACGCCTGGTGATGTTGTTAAACCAACCAAAAGTGTGGTTAAGAGAAAAAAAGCTAAAAAAGCTAAACCCGCTATTATCAGTCGAGGAAATCTTATTCCCCTGGCTGCTCGCACCTGGACCATTCAAGTTTCTTCCTGGCCATCATTAGAAGATGCTCAATCTGCCTCACGGGATCTGCAGGAGAAATATGGTATTGAAAGCTATATCCAGAGAGCATTCTTTAAGGATAAAGACGAAATCTACTATCGCCTGCGCGTAGGAAATTTTCAAGGATCAA
- a CDS encoding carbamate kinase → MKEKLLRKAVVALGGNAISPPGEVDSIRNQFKHTRESLGSIIDLLKQDIIPVITHGNGPQVGNAALRTEELAGSIPYLPLGINVADTEGGMGYMIEQSLINRLRQDGINRQVVTLISQVLVDEKDPSIQNPTKYIGTELSKEDATKKAAQFGWSIKELDNGKWRRVVPSPEPIDIINSKVISQLIEAGHIVIAVGGGGVPAFRDINGNLEGLDAVIDKDKASALLGTQIGAELLYIFTNVERVALNFGKENQKLLSNLTLVDAKQYLADGHFPAGNMGPKIEASISFLEGGGRQVIITSIEGIKKDTSGQNGTIITH, encoded by the coding sequence TTGAAGGAGAAACTATTGCGAAAAGCAGTTGTAGCTTTAGGTGGAAATGCTATCTCTCCACCTGGAGAAGTTGATTCAATTCGGAACCAGTTCAAACACACGCGAGAAAGCCTTGGATCCATCATTGACCTGTTAAAACAGGATATCATTCCTGTCATCACTCATGGCAATGGCCCTCAGGTTGGCAATGCTGCTCTCCGAACTGAAGAACTGGCTGGTTCCATTCCCTATTTACCTTTGGGAATCAATGTGGCCGATACTGAAGGTGGCATGGGATATATGATTGAGCAATCCTTGATCAACCGTCTCAGACAAGATGGGATTAACCGACAAGTTGTCACTTTGATCTCTCAAGTCTTGGTTGATGAAAAAGACCCCTCCATACAGAACCCCACCAAATATATCGGGACTGAACTTTCAAAAGAAGATGCGACGAAAAAAGCTGCCCAATTTGGTTGGAGTATCAAGGAACTTGACAATGGCAAATGGAGACGCGTGGTACCCTCACCAGAGCCCATTGATATCATTAATTCCAAGGTGATTAGCCAGCTCATTGAAGCTGGGCACATTGTGATCGCCGTCGGCGGAGGTGGTGTCCCGGCATTTAGAGATATAAATGGAAATCTAGAAGGTCTTGATGCTGTCATTGATAAGGATAAGGCTTCTGCCCTGCTGGGTACTCAGATTGGTGCGGAGCTTCTCTATATTTTCACCAATGTGGAACGGGTCGCTTTGAATTTTGGCAAAGAGAATCAAAAGCTTCTGTCCAATCTCACACTAGTCGATGCAAAACAATATCTGGCTGATGGCCATTTCCCCGCTGGTAATATGGGTCCAAAGATCGAAGCCAGCATCAGTTTCCTGGAAGGCGGCGGCAGGCAGGTCATTATCACCAGCATTGAGGGCATCAAAAAAGACACTTCAGGACAAAACGGAACCATTATTACACATTAA
- a CDS encoding C-GCAxxG-C-C family protein: protein MRVLNQGFDNSRAPEEKATATLAGGIMQHGYQCGMIWGAALAAGAEAFKLYGSGSEAETRAVKASQRLVETFRAQNKHMNCLEITDIDKTSSTLKMVTFFLLKGGTIGCFRMAAKFAPQAYAEIQKTLTDDGPEFPPQPVSCASLLAKKMGFSKEHQVMAAGLAGGIGLSGGACGALGAAIWLKGLQSNHESGERLDFNNPETLAAMEKFLEVSDYEFECSNIVGRKFENVEDHADYIACGGCSKILDQLANTGVMN, encoded by the coding sequence TTGAGAGTTCTCAACCAGGGATTTGATAACAGCAGGGCTCCTGAGGAAAAGGCAACCGCCACCCTGGCAGGTGGTATCATGCAGCATGGCTACCAGTGTGGAATGATATGGGGAGCAGCACTTGCAGCAGGGGCTGAAGCTTTCAAACTCTATGGCTCAGGATCAGAAGCTGAAACCAGAGCAGTCAAAGCATCTCAACGATTGGTTGAAACATTTCGAGCTCAAAATAAACATATGAATTGCCTTGAAATCACTGATATAGACAAAACATCTTCTACATTAAAAATGGTGACATTCTTTTTACTCAAAGGTGGCACAATTGGCTGTTTTAGAATGGCAGCGAAATTCGCTCCTCAAGCCTATGCGGAAATCCAGAAAACACTCACAGATGATGGTCCTGAATTTCCACCACAACCTGTCAGTTGTGCATCCCTTTTGGCTAAAAAAATGGGTTTCTCAAAAGAACATCAGGTCATGGCTGCCGGCTTGGCCGGTGGTATTGGGTTAAGTGGAGGTGCCTGTGGCGCACTGGGAGCTGCCATCTGGCTGAAAGGCTTGCAAAGCAATCACGAATCTGGGGAGAGACTTGATTTTAATAATCCTGAAACACTAGCGGCCATGGAGAAATTTTTAGAAGTCAGCGATTATGAGTTTGAGTGTTCAAATATTGTTGGCAGAAAATTTGAAAATGTGGAAGACCATGCCGACTACATTGCCTGTGGCGGCTGTTCAAAAATTCTTGATCAATTGGCTAATACAGGTGTCATGAATTAA
- the sucC gene encoding ADP-forming succinate--CoA ligase subunit beta — translation MNIHEYQAKEIFRKYNVPVPKGGVAFSAEEALNVAKSLDSNIFVVKAQIHAGGRGKAGGVKIAKDLDEVTLYANEILGKTLVTHQTGPAGKTVGRLLVEEGIDIARELYMGIVLDRQTGQFVFMVSEEGGMEIEKVASETPEKIIKEWIDPGMGLQAFQARKLAYALKLEGVQVREAVKFMFALWDAFNASDASLVEINPLVVTGSGEVMALDAKMNFDDNALYRQKDILKYRDLSEEEASEVEASSYNLNYIKLDGNVGCMVNGAGLAMGTMDIIKLYGGEPANFLDVGGVANPDTVSNGFRIIMSDSNVKAVLINIFGGIVRCDRVAMGIILALEKVKVSVPIVVRLEGTNAKEGARLLANSDIDFIVATSLADAAEKVTAAIKE, via the coding sequence ATGAATATTCATGAGTATCAGGCGAAAGAGATCTTTAGGAAATACAACGTCCCAGTTCCCAAGGGTGGCGTTGCCTTTTCTGCAGAGGAGGCTTTAAATGTTGCCAAATCTCTTGACTCGAACATCTTTGTAGTCAAAGCTCAGATTCATGCAGGGGGACGTGGTAAGGCTGGCGGTGTAAAAATTGCCAAAGACCTTGACGAAGTCACGCTGTACGCCAACGAAATATTAGGCAAAACACTGGTTACCCATCAAACAGGTCCTGCAGGAAAAACAGTGGGACGCCTTCTGGTTGAGGAAGGTATCGATATTGCCAGGGAACTGTATATGGGGATTGTGTTGGATCGACAGACTGGACAGTTCGTTTTTATGGTTTCTGAAGAAGGTGGCATGGAAATCGAGAAAGTTGCCTCTGAAACTCCAGAAAAAATCATCAAGGAGTGGATTGACCCAGGTATGGGTCTACAAGCTTTTCAGGCCAGGAAGTTAGCTTATGCCTTAAAACTGGAGGGAGTCCAGGTTCGAGAAGCCGTCAAATTTATGTTTGCACTCTGGGACGCGTTCAATGCATCAGATGCATCACTGGTTGAAATCAACCCTCTGGTAGTGACTGGAAGTGGCGAAGTCATGGCCCTGGATGCAAAAATGAATTTTGATGATAATGCACTCTATCGCCAAAAGGATATCCTTAAGTATCGGGATCTCAGTGAAGAAGAAGCCTCAGAAGTTGAAGCCTCCAGCTACAACCTGAACTACATTAAACTCGATGGGAATGTTGGTTGCATGGTGAATGGCGCTGGTCTGGCTATGGGTACCATGGATATCATTAAATTATACGGCGGAGAACCTGCTAATTTCCTGGATGTTGGTGGCGTTGCCAATCCTGACACTGTGTCGAATGGATTCCGTATCATCATGAGTGACTCCAATGTCAAAGCAGTATTGATCAACATTTTTGGTGGCATCGTGAGATGCGATCGGGTCGCCATGGGTATCATTCTAGCGCTTGAAAAAGTGAAGGTGAGTGTCCCAATCGTCGTGAGATTAGAGGGAACAAATGCCAAAGAAGGTGCCCGGCTTCTGGCCAATTCGGATATTGATTTTATTGTAGCCACAAGTCTGGCTGACGCTGCAGAAAAAGTTACTGCAGCGATCAAGGAGTAG